The nucleotide sequence GCTGAAAggggcggagcggcagccaGCTGCCCATGCCGAGGCCACGACGGGAGTTGAGAGCTGTGAAATCAGGGATGATGCAGGGGCTGTTTGACCTTCTCGCAGCGGAGCCAGAAGCCCGATGGTGTCGGcaaggagaggaggcaccTTGGGCGATACAGGCGCAAAGGGGCTGGCGCACGCAGCCCCTTCACAGCTCGCATTACGAGGCAGGGGCACCGCGAGACGCGGTGAGGGCGAGGAGAGGTGCGTGGAGTCAGAGGAGTGTGGTGCAGCGTCGGAGGTCTGTGGAGGTCTCCGTCGCCCCTGGTCGCCCATCCACGCTTCGATGAGCGCTGCAATGCCGCGTTGGGTTGACGAAGATGTCGCAGTGGGCTCACAGCGAGCCTTTCCCGGCTGCGCACTCTCCTTTGCTGCGGCACCTTGGCGAGGCCGTTGCTGCGGGCGCCGCCCCCGGAAGCGCCGTATACTGTCGGAAAGGTCATCCATGCATGCCTTGCGCAGACTCGAGCTCCGGAGCTGCTGGCCTTTGGCAACGTTGACGCCCTCGCCACGGCGGTAAGGCCGCTACCTTTTCGTTGTGGCCACGGAACCTGTGCTTAGTGCGCGGGGTGGGTGAGCGTGCAACCGCCGAGGACGAGAGGAAGGGTGAAGTGGTTTGGCTGAAAACGAAGAGAAGATAAGCGGAGACACGAAGCAGGCGCTCgtggtttgtgtgtgcgcgttgtgGAGTGGAGACGATAATACGCGTTGCGCGAGCGTGAGAAAGCCGCAGCACACAGGGATGGGTGCGGTATTCACCTGTGAAGCAGGATGCTACCGCGATGCAGTTGGCCTGCGTGCACAGCGCGTGCAAATGCGCAAGTGACAGGTGCAGCCGCCCATGTGTGCCCGTGAACCATATCTTCATCTTTTCCCAGCCCCTCCCTGCCACCCTCCCCCAGGATCTATGCATCTGCTAGGGTCAACAGGTGCGCGAGGGAAAGCGAGAAGCACGACGTCGGCACTGCCGCGAGGCAAAAGCGGGCGCAGAGCGGACCGTTGAACGCAAAGGTAGCATAGaaaagcacacgcacgcgcagattGCGTGTCATGGAACTGAGGAGGCatgagaagaggaggagtaCTAAAGCATATAAACACCCTCAGGATGGTCCGTCGACCACTCATGTCACGCCCTTCATGTACGGATGTCCTTGGTTCGGTATTCGGTTCACTTGCGCCATCTTCGCAAGATGTGCGCCACGCCAACAAGTTCCGTTTATTCACGCTACCGTAGCCCAACATCTCTCATCGAAACaaccgacacacacacacacaaacacacagactCTACACACAAAGGGAAGAGCTACGTGCAAGCACACGAGCAGAAGGCAACCCAGCCACGATGTCCTCACCCGCGCCTTTCGCCTCAAAACGCGCCGCATATGCTGTCTGTGTCAGTGTCTGTGGCCGTGGCTGTGTCACAGCCAACATAGGGCACACGAGCGCACTcaagcacagacacgcacagcggcggcggtcacCGCAGGCGCTTGAAAGGCTGGCGGGGAGTTGGCGAGAAAGAACCAAGCGAGGCAGGAAGAACAAGGAACTtaagacagagagagaggagggagagaggtgtTTAAGGCAACCACATCGCACCAGCAAACACAACTACTCTGCACTTCACATGGACGGGTCAAAGAAAAGCAGgtgcctccttccccccATCAAGCGCCCATCTGCGGCTCCCTCGAAGACGGAACGACTCCAGATATTCACCGAACACGAAAAGAACAGGTTGAAGAGGATGTGaagcgacggtgacggcacGCGCTCCTCCGACGATATGGCAGGTGCTTGACTATACGTGtgacaagcacacacacacaacgcaaacatgcacgcacacaccaatGCCGATGTTTTCGGGGGTAGTGTTGCTGGCATGGAAAGCCAGTGGGGGTGTAAGGAGGGCCTGTGtatgtgggtgcgtgtgtgtgtgtgtgtgtgcgtgtgtctgcttctccttcctcctttttGCTGGTAATACTCCCGCACCTAGTAGGCGCtgtggtgacggcgccgtgtggaggtggtgggctGGAGTTGCGTTTCGAAAATACGTGCGCACTGGCCAAGGATGCCGACAATCGCCATCCACTGCACGGCCTTGTCTGACACAAGCAGCAGGCACGCCAGGTTCAGCAGCACCGAGCCAACGACAACAAAGCCGGGAGAGCTGCCCATCTTGCGCCCCCTCCACAagagcaccagcagcgagaTCTGCGACGGCAATGTGACAGAGGCCTGCGCCAATGACCACGTTTCCCGCCTCAACTGCGAAAGAAGACCCTgtggtgccgccgtgcgccACGCGTTCCACATGGTGCACAGCCACAGCAGTGTCAAGGAGCATGCCGTGGGAGCGAAGTAGCGGAAGTGGTGCTCCTTGAGCCCAAAGAAGATGACTTCGTCATCCacgaagagcagcagaagaagcgAGGACAGGACGTACAAGGCTGGCTCACTGTCGTTGCCGAAGAAATTGATGGCGCACAGCAGTGCCACGGACAGCTCCGTCGAGAAGTTGGCGATGACACCAAGGGGCAGGCTGGACTCGTGGCTGATCTCGCGGCACTTGgggagcagcggccgccCGCTCAGGCGGCAGTTGATCATCACTGACAAGCCCAGGTACATGACGACGATAACCgccaggaggcgcaggctTCCCTGCTCGTACATATCCCACAGCATCGCCAAGCGATTGGGCGAGTAGTACAGCTTctcttgctgcgccgcgacagACCGGTTGAGCTGCAGGAAAGATAACGGGATCGTAAGAATGGAGAGGCCGTACACTCCAACAAGCACGGTGCCGCTCACCTCGCGATAGTGCGTCACATCGATCATGAGGAGGATCAGAAAGACGAAGCCCAGCATCATGATGTAGAAGTTGAAGGTCGGCGCGGCCTGCACGAGCCCGGTGATGCCGAGCGACAACGACGCGGCTGTCGCGAGCCAGTATACAAAGCGGCCAGCGAACGGGATGCACTGCAGAAATGAGACCCGGGCACCAAGCAGCATCATGAGGCCGACGGCCGCCGCGTACCGGCCTCTGTCGGCGTACTCGAAATCATAGTCGAAGTCGGACACCTCCGCCCCCACCACGCGGGTGGGCTGCACGGCTAGCAGGACCACTCCcaacagcgccgcgcagcgggAAACGGCGCGAAGCGGAAACACAGCCGGGTAGCGGCTCTTCAGCCGCCACCACACGGGCATCGTCAGAAGCGCGTAGGTCGCACAGCACGTGCCGGCGGCAATGTGAAGCAGCTCCGACTCTGCAACGTAGCTCTGTGTAACAAACTCGTAGGCAGCGCGCTGCACGTTGCGGATCGTCAGCagagacagcagcagcgccatggTGGCGTATGTGTGAAGCATCCTCTTCGCTGCCTCCATCTTGatgcgacggcggtgctcaATCTCGAATGAGGCGACGAGGTAGCCGGCGAAGAGGGCTACCCACCACCCGCCCGTGATCTCGGCCATGAGGAGCCACGCGCGGGTCGTCTCCATCCCATCACGCACAGTCAGCTCCGCTGCGTAGTAGGCACTCGTCACTTCGACCAGAAAAGTAAAGAGCTTGGCCACAAAGCAAGACGAGATGAGCACCGCCGAGTACACCGTCAGAGCACCATTTTTGTACATGCGGCACGGCACGGCAACGCCCACGGCACTCGTGAGCACGACAAGCACCGCCGGGTAGgcgccctcctctttctgCGAGTAGAGGACGTGCTCAACAAAggtgagctgcagcgcaagcaggAAGAGAGCGATCGTCACCGGTGCCTTGCTGggcgagaaggagagggcgAAGCTCATGCAGCCGAGCACGTAGCACCACAGCACGCTCACCCCCAGCACCGGCGTTGGCACTACCGTCGTCTCACCGAAAACGCGCAGGTCCATCACGATGAAGGAGTAGGTGCGGTACATCCACCACAGTAGCATCAGGCTAGTGAAGACGGTAAAGGTGAACATCGGGCCGCCGTTCGTGCGGTCCATAAGGAAGACGTTGAAGGCAATGATGGAGAGCACACTAGGGAAATAGAGCACACCCGGTGCACTCGTCAAGATGCACAGAATGACGGACACCGCGCAGCTGccaagcagcaccggcatgcgccgcagcagatACTTGCCCTTCGTcacatcgccgccgcggctgtcgaCGTCGAGGAGCCACTTGATCTCGATGCCGACGTACACGGTGATGTAGAAGGCGATCAGCAACAGAATGGCGTTGAAAGGGAAGGCAACGCCCGAGAACAGGTACGAGTAGCGCGAGTTGAGGAGGCGGTAGGCGCCCCAATGCACCCCAATGATAGAGACGATCGCCAACAGGGGAATGCGGAAGGCCGCGACGAGGTCAAGAAGCCCGAGCGGGTCGTATTCGAGCTGCTGCAACAGCGAGTAGGTCTCTTCCGATGGCGACGCCAGGAACCAGAGGCTGTGCAGTGGCGAAATGCAGAAGTaagcgatgccgccgcagacAAGGCCGACCGAGTTGAGCATGTTCGCAACCGCGTGGTCTACCCAGTTGCTCTGGAAGGCGTTGTACACGGCGACAGGGAGGAGCAAAACAAGGCAGCTGAAGACGAGCGCTTCCACCTGCTCATTCAATTGCATTGGCGCGCCGCAGGTAGACGAGGTGGAGTCGACAGACGCCGCGTCAtcaacgccgccggcgccgtcgccgtcgccacccgCGTGCGCACCTTTCGCCTGGCCATCCCCGTCATCGGCgaccctccctctcgcgtgGGCCCCGGCATCCCTCATGGCATCAgactgcaggtgctgctgctgctgacctGGCTGCAccgacgtcgccgcggcgccagcagcactcTCTGGGGACACCAGCACGAGAAAGCTGCTTTTGAGGGGGCAGTAGAAGAAGTGGTGCAGCGTGCACAGAAcaacaaagaagaaaaacggCGCGCGGCGGGAGCCGACGAGGCCGGTGATCgtcgtcagcagcggcggcaggcaGAGCACAGGGCCAACCGCGAACACAAATCTCTCCAGCGCGCACAGGACATTCGGAAACGTCTCCTGCACCCAGCGAAAGTGCTGGATtgcggccgccaccacaaCCATGAGAACGCCGCCCAAGTCCGCAATCATCAACATGGGGCCGAACGACGTGGCCGCCGCGTGAATGTTAGAGATGAGAAGCGTCGCCGAGAACACGCCGGCAGTGCCGAGCAGAACTAAGACGGTGGTACGGTGGTAGCCCAGATAGTCGGAAATgtacagcagcaccaccccgCAAAGCAGCGTCGTGAAGGCGAAGGTGGACATGAGAGGAAGGACGCCAAACAGcgtggagaagaggaggaccACGAGCCTCTTCACATGGCAGGGTGAGCCGATCAGGAACTCtacgtgctgccgctgggaCGCGTGAGAGAACGTAAATGACGCCGTGCCGCCCCTCGCGGCGGCCCCACCTGCAGTCGGCAGATACCGAGCAGCGTTCTCTCGCGCGTAACCGTCGTCGTCTTGACCCTcgtggccgcggcgcgccgactGCTGGAACCTACCGTGCAGCGGCTCGTgccgcctctccgtctcccgCTTTAGCTGCGTTTGCAACCAGTGCTGCGAGGTGGCCGCGATGGCCTCGCCCACAACCTCCtcacgcgccgcctcgcgcggaATGTACGCGTTGGGGTTCCGCTGGTGgtgaggcggtggcggcggcagcgtcggcgccacctgctgctgctccgaaTACCCGCCGTGCTCAGGATAGGCTGGTGGCGGGCTAGTCATTGCCGCGGAGCCGTACGAACCGAACGGCGTCAGTGacgatgccgccgtggcagcaTGGTTACCGAGGTTACCCCCGTTCGTGTCGCCCGTAGACATGGGGAACGACGGCGGGTAGCCAGGCTGGGGCTGCCTCGAATACGGAGCCGGTGGATAAGACAGGTACGCCGTGTTTGCAGCTTGGGGGCTGGTTGAATGGGTGACAGTCGGCAGACTAACTCGGCTGTGAGGCGGGTGCTCCGCTGTAGCGCCCCCAAGCGAGGGAATCGGAACGGCGGGCCCTGTTGAATGAGACATGGCGGGCGTTTGAGAAagtgagagggggagaacGCTGCAACCGCAGActcaagcgcgcgcgcgttgccACGAGGAAAAGcgagtggggggaggaggacaaTGAAAAGGTAAAACGAGGCCGCAAAAAGACGGAAGAGTAACGAATAAGcgaaaaaacaaaaagggcTTGAGGAGGGCGCGCACCCTGCAAACGCAAACTGCACACGCAGGCGCGTGTGCAACGCCCACGAacacggggggaggggggcggggtaCGGCAcgggggagagagcggcgaATCGGTTGGTGCGCCTGGACCGCCCCCTTGGattgtttcttctttttgtaCAAAGACTGGAGTCGTTGGGcaggggggaagggagaggaggggcgcaaAAGGAAAGTGTTGTGACGCACAGGCGCCCCATGCAAACGAGAaggtgggcgtgtgcgtatttgggcatatatatatatagccATGAaggtgtgagtgtgtgtgcacgttgCGCGAGGTGGTCGGAAGGAATGGGCGAGCGTAGGTGCGCATTACGGAAGCGCGATAGAGAAGAGAATGCAGGCGTGAATaacggcggagggggagggggatgcgaAAGCAGCGGAGAGTGTCGCGTGTATTCACAGAGAGGACACTGCCATAGTCGCGGAAGAGGGCACCCGCACAAAAGAGGAGACCGCCGTTGCGGTTCGAGCACCTCGAAActggagagagaaagagatgggGGGGCCGAGAGACGACGGCATTGTCTCTCTTCTACGGAGGTGCGCTCATCCACGTATCGCTTAACCGTCCATGtagacaagcacacgcgcacaggcaaaAGTGGTGTGGCACCGCGTCTTTCGCCTTTTCAGTCAAAGAGCCACGGTGAGGTGGGGCATTTTGGCTATTGTGGTTTGCCTTAGAAGAGATATacacgcacgtgctgcaCCCCTTCTGTGCGTCGCCGTTTGCGACCACCGAGAAGGGGCGCAAGAGGCCGCTGGTCTGATTGTGTCCTCTTCGCTTCGACATGCTCCCAACTCTCGAGGAGAGGCAGGTGCACAGCCGCACCGACGCACACTGGCACACGTGcacttcccctcccccatggACGAAACAAGacagagatagagagagtCGCATTCGTGAGCACACATCCTACAACACCACACGATGAGAGCACTCTGCGACGGGAAAACGCGCACGCGAAACccacgagagaggagagagaaaagggggtgAGGATGAGCAGAGCGCCTTACACGAGTAAAGAGAAAACAacacaagcgcgcacgcTAGACAAGTCCTTCGCACACAGGCGAGCATCGTCagaaggagagaaaaaaCACAGAtatacacacgcaagcaagaggaaaagagatgcgagaagcagagagagggagggcaggtGTAAACAAGAGCATGTGCAAGTGCGCACGCTTTCGCACAGATCACACGCAAACGCCaacacgcacgtgcatggCGTTGCGTCCGATACAGAAAACGTTGTCTGCGTGCAAGCATGTCCAGGGGTGCATGCCtcgccaccctcctcctcaagCCTTCGCTTCCATCTTTTCCTTGCCTTCGCCCTCCTCACCTGTGCTTGTTAACATTATGCACTTGATCGACGCCAGAGCAACAGCAACCCGCAGCACCGACTTTCAAAGCTGGAACGATGAACGCGCCCGAAAAGTGCTATCTGCTTTTCTTTGCGTTAGACGACACGGCAGACGCGCGGCCGTCGCACAACCCGCGAGCCAAGCGTgcgcgcttcagctccttCATGCGCTGGAGCTTCTGCACTGCGCTCATGCTCTCGATAGCGAAGGAGACCATAAGTCGCCGCTGATCGCCGAATACCGTCGGGTTGTTGTTCAGCATGCGGAGTGTGTTGAGAGCTACGTTGTGGTTCACAAACTCAATGAAGCCGTACCCGCGCGAGACGCCAGCCGTGTCCTTTAGCAGCTTCACATTGCGGATGGGGCCGTACTTGCCCCATTTATCTTTTTCTGTGTCCTCGGGATGCTTCTTCAGGTATGCTCGCGCCTGCTCAGCAAAGAGGCGGCGCATGTCATTCTCTGACATTGTGCGCGGCAGATTGCGCACACTAAGACGGGTCTTGCTAACAAAGTAGTTGCTGTTAGTCAGCTGCTGCTTACGTGCGGCATAGTCGTCCTCGATCATCTGCAGGTAGCGCGGGTGCAGACCcttcgctgcggcggagccCGGCACCACCAAACCCTCCTGCAAGAGGTACAAGTTACGCGGATCGTCTGCTGCCACCTTagtgcgcttcttcttcttctgcTGTGCACTCACCGCCTCCTGAGTGTCCGATCTcgacagcacgcgcagcaccgtgAACCTGGTGTCGCGCATCGTGAGAAACGGGTCACGTACAACGAAGGAGTCGGTGCGCATCTTATGCATGAGCCGCTTTGCTTGGTGATGAGAAAGGCTCTCGGTCTGCGCCTTCATGTCCTCTCGTCCTACCGCCGACAACTCACGCGCGTTCTGCTGGGCGTAGTCAAATATCTTgcccgccagctccgcagagCCGCAGTGCACGAAGCCGGTACCGGAGAGCGTCTTGCTCGCACGgttgcgcaccagcagcacacgctTGACGGCGCTGAAGTGGGTTTTGAAGTACGtcatcagctcctcctcactCGTATCGAGTGGCAAGTTCTTGAGAAACAACTGCGTCTCGAGCGGGTCGCGCTGAttcagccgctcctccttctcttcgtcGACATCGCTTTGCacctcgccgtcctcgtccacgccgtcgcgcttGAAATTGAAAGTGTTCTCCTCGTCATCGCAGTCATCCTCACCGCTGCGGGCGCGCTTGCGGCTATCCTTCTTCCTGTCCTTCAGTGTGTTGGCCCCGCCCGTGTACACCTTCGCAAGCGCCGTCTTCCAGCTCGGCTTCTTCTTCTGCAGCTTGGTGCGTATCTGCTTGCgaatgcgctgctgcgccttcttTTTGCGCAGGGATGACGGTGTCGCCTTGCGCTTCACTGTGCCCTTGGCCATTGCCTACCGTCGGTATTGTTCTGTGGGTAtgtggagggaggagcgGCAGATTCCGTTACGGTCTGCGAAAGGAGACCGGCACGC is from Leishmania infantum JPCM5 genome chromosome 32 and encodes:
- a CDS encoding putative RNA-binding protein, whose amino-acid sequence is MAKGTVKRKATPSSLRKKKAQQRIRKQIRTKLQKKKPSWKTALAKVYTGGANTLKDRKKDSRKRARSGEDDCDDEENTFNFKRDGVDEDGEVQSDVDEEKEERLNQRDPLETQLFLKNLPLDTSEEELMTYFKTHFSAVKRVLLVRNRASKTLSGTGFVHCGSAELAGKIFDYAQQNARELSAVGREDMKAQTESLSHHQAKRLMHKMRTDSFVVRDPFLTMRDTRFTVLRVLSRSDTQEAVSAQQKKKKRTKVAADDPRNLYLLQEGLVVPGSAAAKGLHPRYLQMIEDDYAARKQQLTNSNYFVSKTRLSVRNLPRTMSENDMRRLFAEQARAYLKKHPEDTEKDKWGKYGPIRNVKLLKDTAGVSRGYGFIEFVNHNVALNTLRMLNNNPTVFGDQRRLMVSFAIESMSAVQKLQRMKELKRARLARGLCDGRASAVSSNAKKSR